A genome region from Cucurbita pepo subsp. pepo cultivar mu-cu-16 chromosome LG02, ASM280686v2, whole genome shotgun sequence includes the following:
- the LOC111788600 gene encoding uncharacterized protein LOC111788600: MDPSSVHNTPPVEEDEWDTDGFVIPNLGIEGTDQTKLGSPEVEIQEPPPKAKEETTIYLGPHGAPPSQSKQQYSNPANRKQRLKQKLKEADRRTTTGRENKLENLRELVGGGRSSMNIAKGSSRDWLDPHCHEAQFQK; the protein is encoded by the exons ATGGACCCGTCGTCAGTGCACAACACTCCTCcagttgaagaagatgagtggG ACACCGATGGGTTCGTGATTCCGAACTTGGGGATCGAAGGGACGGACCAAACTAAACTTGGCTCTCCAGAAGTAGAAATCCAAGAACCTCCTCCAAAG GCTAAAGAAGAGACGACGATCTATCTCGGCCCACATGGCGCGCCACCATCACAGTCAAAACAGCAGTATTCGAACCCCGCCAATCGTAAGCAACGGTTGAAGCAGAAATTGAAGGAAGCAGACCGGAGGACCACAACGGGACGGGAGAACAAGCTGGAGAATTTGAGAGAGCTTGTAGGTGGTGGAAGATCAAGCATGAATATAGCAAAAGGTTCTTCTAGGGACTGGCTTGATCCACATTGCCATGAGGCTCAGTTCCAGAAGTAA